A window from Actinomycetospora corticicola encodes these proteins:
- a CDS encoding enoyl-CoA hydratase-related protein encodes MSDREKLARTLYDALAAGDAATLADLLHPDFVGETTEGLPLDLGGRHSGPEAMTQDFWWAIGRHYRARAEPERMLPLADGGLVVLGRYTGSARDGGAPLDAAFAHVLAFADDERIVGLAQYTDSARWAAALPSPPAGERPFRVVEYTVDGGVATVRLNRPDAGNAIDPTMVEDLYEASFRAGADPSVRAVLICGAGRNLSVGGDLPFFAKLDDADRGSRLRQMTDLYHLALDRFAALDVPVVCAVRGAAAGGGMGLAHVADIVVAAEDAAFALGYAAIGLAIDGANSWYLPRVVGMRRAQEMFLLNRRLDGREALAWGLVTEVLPSDEVEARARALADRLAVGPTAAFGQMRRLLRQSWQTELSEQLVAETDEMSRAGTTADAGEGIRAFVAKRRPEFHGR; translated from the coding sequence ATGTCCGACCGCGAGAAGCTCGCGCGCACGCTCTATGACGCGCTCGCCGCGGGCGACGCCGCCACGCTCGCCGACCTGCTCCACCCCGACTTCGTCGGCGAGACGACGGAGGGCCTGCCCCTCGACCTGGGCGGTCGCCACAGCGGCCCCGAGGCGATGACGCAGGACTTCTGGTGGGCGATCGGGCGGCACTACCGGGCCCGCGCCGAGCCGGAGCGGATGCTGCCCCTCGCGGACGGCGGACTGGTCGTCCTGGGGCGCTACACCGGCAGCGCCCGGGACGGCGGCGCCCCGCTCGACGCGGCGTTCGCCCACGTCCTGGCCTTCGCCGACGACGAGCGGATCGTCGGACTCGCGCAGTACACCGACAGCGCCCGCTGGGCGGCCGCGCTCCCCTCGCCGCCGGCCGGGGAACGACCGTTCCGCGTGGTCGAGTACACCGTCGACGGCGGGGTGGCGACGGTCCGCCTGAACCGACCGGACGCCGGCAACGCGATCGACCCGACGATGGTCGAGGACCTCTACGAGGCCTCCTTCCGGGCGGGCGCCGACCCCTCGGTGCGCGCCGTGCTCATCTGCGGGGCCGGGCGCAACCTCAGCGTCGGCGGCGACCTGCCCTTCTTCGCGAAGCTGGACGACGCCGACCGCGGGTCGCGGCTGCGCCAGATGACCGACCTCTACCACCTCGCGCTCGACCGGTTCGCCGCCCTCGACGTGCCCGTGGTGTGCGCGGTCCGGGGCGCGGCGGCGGGCGGCGGGATGGGGCTCGCCCACGTCGCGGACATCGTCGTCGCCGCCGAGGACGCCGCGTTCGCGCTCGGGTACGCCGCGATCGGGCTCGCGATCGACGGCGCGAACAGCTGGTACCTGCCCCGGGTCGTCGGGATGCGCCGGGCGCAGGAGATGTTCCTGCTCAACCGCCGCCTCGACGGGCGGGAGGCCCTGGCGTGGGGCCTGGTCACCGAGGTGCTGCCGTCCGACGAGGTCGAGGCCCGCGCGCGGGCCCTCGCCGACCGGCTCGCCGTCGGGCCCACGGCCGCCTTCGGACAGATGCGGCGGCTGCTGCGGCAGAGCTGGCAGACCGAGCTGTCCGAGCAGCTCGTGGCCGAGACCGACGAGATGAGCCGGGCCGGGACCACCGCCGACGCCGGCGAGGGCATCCGCGCCTTCGTCGCGAAGCGGCGTCCGGAGTTCCACGGGCGATGA
- a CDS encoding enoyl-CoA hydratase/isomerase family protein, whose product MSDAPVLTRVEGRVGHVTLNRPHARNAVTIGLADGLHDALVGLAPQVGVIVVRGAGGTFSAGGDVDEVARLAEEGPSALRVLFERFGRACSVVATLSVPVVSVVEGHAMAGGFEFMQASDIALVRDDAVIADNHLAVGQVPGGGGSQRLPRLVGPQRALGHILLGDRLSGRQAVEWGLAYRSAPAEEFEAMVDTVVARLASRDAKAVARTKRLVHEGLRLPLADGLALETDVVVEHLADGAAERLVRAVRSR is encoded by the coding sequence ATGTCGGACGCCCCGGTCCTCACGCGGGTGGAGGGACGCGTCGGCCACGTGACGCTGAACCGGCCGCACGCGCGCAACGCCGTGACGATCGGGCTGGCGGACGGGCTGCACGACGCGCTCGTCGGGCTCGCGCCGCAGGTCGGGGTGATCGTCGTCCGGGGTGCCGGCGGCACGTTCTCCGCGGGCGGGGACGTCGACGAGGTCGCGCGGCTGGCCGAGGAGGGCCCGTCCGCGCTGCGGGTGCTCTTCGAGCGCTTCGGCCGGGCGTGTTCGGTCGTCGCGACCCTGTCGGTGCCGGTGGTGTCGGTCGTCGAGGGCCACGCCATGGCGGGCGGCTTCGAGTTCATGCAGGCCAGCGACATCGCGCTGGTCCGCGACGACGCGGTGATCGCCGACAACCACCTCGCCGTCGGCCAGGTGCCGGGCGGGGGCGGATCGCAGCGCCTGCCGCGGCTGGTCGGCCCGCAGCGGGCGCTGGGCCACATCCTGCTCGGCGACCGGCTGTCCGGTCGTCAGGCCGTCGAGTGGGGACTGGCCTACCGGTCGGCGCCGGCCGAGGAGTTCGAGGCGATGGTCGACACGGTCGTCGCGCGTCTGGCGAGCCGGGACGCGAAGGCGGTCGCCCGGACCAAGCGGCTCGTGCACGAGGGGCTGCGCCTCCCGTTGGCCGACGGGCTGGCGCTGGAGACCGACGTCGTCGTGGAGCACCTGGCCGACGGCGCCGCCGAGCGGCTGGTCCGGGCGGTGCGCTCCCGGTAG